A genomic window from Caldicellulosiruptor kronotskyensis 2002 includes:
- a CDS encoding bifunctional homocysteine S-methyltransferase/methylenetetrahydrofolate reductase, producing the protein MKKNFREFLKEQAIVIFDGAMGTQLLLRGFSVDFPLEWANVANPELVKQIHTDYILAGATCVETNTFGANECKLKVFGFENEVERINRSAVRIAKEVAENKVYVIGSVGPLGKPVGNGFEIDDKKAKDVYKRQLYFLLDEGVDAIIFETAASTHEVQIAIEALKELNDEIPYIIQFSFTKELSTVYGEDIYRVIEFLKYTDADVVGLNCGNGPQKTLEALKIFSQHLKGPFSVQPNAGYPQLIQGRPVFSTSANYFASFVPEYLKLGAKIVGGCCGTGPEHIKAVKEKIKEVSPSLEIEVVERKEEQKAVLKDTPSELSQKLGKKFIFTVEISPPKGIELEKTKEGVKLLKEAGADTVNIADSPMARVRISPIALAHILKEELGMESILHFTCRDRNLISLQSELLGAAALGVKNVLALTGDPPSIGDHPQAKPVFDVNSEGLVLILSRLNNGTDYMGNPIGKATNFTIGVALNLNADDLGKEIEKLKHKIENGAHFIETQPIYEPETLEKFFEKVDFKLPPILGGILPLRSPRHAEFLHNEVPGITIPDKIRERMRSSKEPAKEGVEIACEIVEKIKHMVSGIYIMPPFEKYEMAVEIIRNFKI; encoded by the coding sequence TTGAAAAAAAACTTTAGAGAATTTTTAAAAGAGCAGGCTATTGTAATTTTTGACGGTGCAATGGGTACACAGCTTCTTTTGAGAGGATTTTCGGTTGATTTTCCACTTGAGTGGGCAAATGTAGCAAATCCTGAGCTTGTAAAGCAAATTCATACAGACTATATTTTAGCAGGTGCAACTTGTGTTGAAACTAACACCTTTGGGGCAAATGAGTGCAAGCTCAAGGTTTTTGGGTTTGAAAACGAGGTTGAGAGGATAAACAGAAGTGCTGTCAGGATTGCAAAAGAAGTAGCAGAGAATAAAGTTTATGTCATAGGCAGTGTTGGACCCCTTGGAAAACCAGTTGGCAATGGCTTTGAGATAGATGATAAAAAAGCAAAAGATGTATATAAAAGACAGCTTTATTTTCTTTTGGACGAAGGGGTTGATGCGATAATATTTGAGACAGCTGCATCAACACATGAGGTTCAAATCGCAATTGAAGCTTTGAAGGAACTAAATGATGAAATTCCATATATAATTCAGTTTTCTTTTACCAAAGAGCTGAGCACAGTATATGGGGAAGATATTTACAGGGTTATAGAATTTTTGAAATACACAGATGCAGATGTTGTAGGACTTAACTGTGGCAATGGACCGCAAAAAACTTTAGAGGCATTGAAAATATTCTCACAGCATTTGAAAGGTCCATTTTCTGTCCAGCCGAATGCGGGATACCCTCAGCTTATTCAAGGACGACCTGTTTTTTCAACATCGGCGAATTATTTTGCATCGTTTGTTCCTGAATATCTCAAACTTGGCGCAAAGATTGTTGGAGGATGCTGTGGAACAGGTCCTGAACATATAAAGGCTGTCAAAGAAAAGATAAAAGAGGTTTCACCTTCCTTAGAGATTGAAGTGGTTGAAAGAAAAGAAGAACAGAAAGCAGTTTTAAAAGACACCCCATCTGAACTTTCTCAAAAACTTGGTAAGAAATTTATCTTTACTGTTGAGATAAGTCCTCCGAAAGGAATTGAGCTTGAAAAGACAAAAGAGGGTGTGAAGCTTTTAAAAGAGGCTGGGGCAGATACAGTAAACATTGCAGATTCTCCAATGGCAAGGGTCAGAATCTCTCCAATTGCTCTTGCTCATATACTCAAAGAAGAACTGGGTATGGAGTCAATACTGCACTTTACATGCAGGGATAGAAACCTTATTTCTCTTCAGTCAGAGCTTCTGGGTGCAGCAGCGCTTGGGGTTAAAAATGTGTTGGCGCTCACAGGTGACCCGCCATCAATTGGTGACCATCCACAGGCAAAACCTGTTTTTGATGTTAACTCTGAAGGTCTTGTTTTGATTTTAAGCAGGCTAAATAACGGTACAGATTACATGGGCAATCCAATTGGTAAGGCGACAAACTTTACAATAGGCGTTGCGCTAAATCTTAATGCAGATGATTTGGGGAAAGAGATAGAAAAGCTCAAGCACAAGATTGAAAATGGGGCGCACTTTATAGAAACACAGCCAATTTACGAACCGGAAACCTTAGAGAAATTTTTTGAAAAGGTTGATTTTAAACTCCCACCAATTTTAGGCGGAATTTTGCCGCTAAGGTCACCACGCCACGCCGAGTTTTTGCACAATGAGGTGCCAGGAATCACAATACCTGACAAAATCCGTGAGAGAATGCGCAGTTCCAAGGAACCTGCAAAAGAGGGCGTAGAGATTGCCTGTGAGATAGTTGAGAAAATAAAACACATGGTAAGCGGCATTTACATAATGCCACCTTTCGAAAAATATGAGATGGCTGTTGAGATAATTAGGAATTTTAAAATTTAG
- a CDS encoding homocysteine S-methyltransferase family protein has translation MALLKDELYRRVLIFDGAMGTQLIQNGLTEDECPDLWSVTRQDVVSSIHRQYFEAGSDCVETNTFGANREKLKKYGLENEVENINKCAVKLAKEVAKEYNGYVGLSVGPTGRLFIPSGDLSFDEAESIFYEQILSGIEAGADFVSIETMSDIKEAKAAFYAFKKAKEDLNIDIPCLVSLTFEQNKRLLMGTPPEVAAYYFSSIGCDIVGANCSGGAIQLLEIIKQMQVFSFVPLSVKPNAGLPKVIDGKTVYESCIPEFVNLADEFVENGVRLYGGCCGTNPEYIRSISKVLKGKEVSFESSTQKKFITSIYSLLDISQKFSVYEFKLTNDFLSEAVFELAGLEEDVIFVDIDENIEPELLKEFLIESQDFSKKPYIFNIETKSHVDVIERYYFGVYGAVSSIHGKSAVNVQI, from the coding sequence TTGGCATTGCTAAAAGATGAGCTTTACAGAAGGGTATTGATTTTTGATGGGGCGATGGGCACTCAGCTTATTCAAAATGGCTTGACAGAAGATGAATGTCCTGATTTGTGGTCGGTAACACGGCAGGATGTAGTTTCGTCTATTCACAGGCAGTACTTTGAAGCTGGGTCTGACTGTGTTGAGACAAACACCTTTGGTGCAAACAGAGAAAAGCTCAAGAAATATGGACTTGAAAATGAGGTTGAGAATATAAACAAATGTGCGGTCAAACTTGCAAAAGAGGTTGCAAAAGAGTATAACGGGTATGTTGGGCTCTCTGTTGGACCAACAGGCAGGCTTTTTATTCCCTCAGGTGATCTTAGCTTTGATGAGGCAGAAAGTATATTTTACGAACAGATTCTAAGCGGAATTGAGGCAGGAGCTGACTTTGTTTCAATCGAAACCATGTCTGATATAAAAGAAGCAAAGGCTGCATTTTATGCTTTTAAAAAGGCAAAAGAAGATCTTAACATAGATATACCCTGTTTGGTATCTCTTACGTTTGAGCAAAACAAAAGGCTTTTGATGGGAACTCCTCCTGAGGTTGCAGCTTACTATTTTAGTTCAATTGGCTGTGACATTGTTGGTGCTAACTGTTCTGGTGGTGCGATACAGCTTTTAGAAATTATAAAGCAGATGCAGGTTTTTTCATTTGTTCCGCTTTCAGTAAAGCCAAACGCAGGGTTGCCCAAGGTAATTGATGGCAAGACTGTATATGAAAGCTGCATACCTGAGTTTGTAAATTTGGCAGATGAGTTTGTTGAAAATGGAGTCAGACTCTATGGTGGGTGCTGTGGCACAAACCCTGAGTATATCAGGTCAATATCTAAGGTTTTAAAAGGAAAAGAGGTTTCATTTGAGAGTAGCACACAGAAGAAGTTTATAACATCAATTTATTCCTTGCTTGATATTTCTCAAAAATTTAGTGTTTATGAATTCAAACTCACAAATGATTTCTTAAGCGAAGCTGTCTTTGAACTTGCAGGGCTTGAAGAGGATGTGATATTTGTTGATATTGATGAGAATATAGAGCCTGAGCTTTTAAAAGAATTTTTAATAGAATCTCAGGACTTTTCTAAAAAACCTTATATTTTTAATATAGAGACAAAGTCTCATGTAGATGTTATTGAAAGGTATTACTTTGGTGTATATGGGGCAGTATCAAGCATACACGGCAAAAGCGCGGTCAATGTGCAGATATAA
- a CDS encoding HPr family phosphocarrier protein produces the protein MQSLHMKIENSQGITSRAAALLVQVASKFKSLILIEKDEKRANAKSIMGLMSLMVDYGDEVTIITDGEDEKEALEAVLKLIQSDFSEQVADEITQQETKKENQKENDEDNNE, from the coding sequence ATGCAAAGCCTTCACATGAAGATTGAAAATTCTCAGGGGATCACATCACGCGCTGCAGCCCTGCTTGTTCAGGTTGCAAGTAAGTTCAAATCCCTAATTTTAATAGAAAAAGATGAAAAAAGAGCCAACGCAAAGAGTATAATGGGTTTGATGTCGCTTATGGTGGACTATGGCGATGAAGTAACAATTATTACAGATGGCGAGGATGAGAAAGAAGCACTGGAAGCTGTTTTGAAGCTTATTCAGTCAGATTTCAGTGAGCAGGTTGCTGATGAAATCACACAACAAGAAACAAAAAAGGAAAACCAAAAAGAAAATGATGAAGATAACAATGAATAA
- the whiA gene encoding DNA-binding protein WhiA: MSFSSTAKAEVSKKLSQNSCCVKAAAAAFLKFTGVIYELDGTFSFKTSFENAQTARSFFLLMKNGFSKHCEVSIKKNSKLQKNYVYTIFLPPSNDNIAILKNLHFVRKGAKEYHLSFSLKEELVRKKCCRKAFLQATFLSCGSITNPEKMYHLEFDVKTKDDAEFLQKVLKSFEFEAKIVERKSHYVVYLKEGDRIVDFLNIIGAHSSLLELENIRIVKELRNNVNRLVNCETANLEKTINASMRHIENIEFIERTIGIENLPQNLQEIARLRIKYKDASLKELGNMLEKPLGKSGVNHRLRKIDKIAEELRKGGVVYAKPSHED, translated from the coding sequence ATGTCTTTTTCATCAACTGCAAAAGCAGAAGTGAGCAAAAAACTTTCTCAAAATTCCTGCTGTGTGAAGGCTGCAGCTGCAGCATTTTTGAAATTCACAGGGGTCATATATGAACTTGATGGTACTTTTTCATTTAAAACTTCATTTGAGAATGCTCAGACTGCAAGGTCTTTTTTCCTTCTCATGAAAAACGGGTTTTCAAAACACTGTGAGGTAAGTATCAAGAAAAATAGTAAGCTGCAGAAAAACTATGTATATACCATCTTTCTGCCTCCAAGCAATGACAACATTGCCATATTGAAAAACCTTCATTTTGTCAGAAAAGGTGCAAAAGAGTATCATCTCAGTTTTTCGCTAAAAGAGGAGCTTGTGAGGAAAAAATGCTGCAGAAAGGCTTTTTTACAGGCAACATTTTTGTCGTGCGGTTCCATAACAAACCCTGAGAAAATGTATCATTTGGAGTTTGATGTAAAAACAAAGGATGATGCCGAGTTTTTGCAGAAGGTTTTAAAGAGTTTTGAGTTTGAGGCAAAAATTGTTGAAAGAAAGTCTCATTATGTAGTATACTTAAAAGAAGGTGATAGAATAGTTGACTTTTTAAACATAATTGGAGCACATTCTTCACTTTTAGAACTTGAGAATATTCGCATAGTAAAAGAGCTCAGAAACAATGTCAACCGTCTTGTCAATTGTGAAACAGCTAATTTAGAAAAGACTATAAATGCTTCTATGAGGCATATAGAAAATATTGAATTTATTGAAAGAACAATTGGTATTGAAAACCTTCCACAGAATCTGCAAGAGATAGCACGCCTTAGGATTAAATATAAAGATGCCTCTTTGAAAGAATTAGGTAATATGCTTGAAAAACCACTTGGCAAATCTGGTGTCAATCATAGGCTGAGGAAAATAGATAAAATTGCCGAGGAACTTAGAAAAGGAGGAGTAGTATATGCAAAGCCTTCACATGAAGATTGA
- a CDS encoding gluconeogenesis factor YvcK family protein translates to MPMIFDFLKPGMYIKRWIFLMLFSIILISASLAKSIDIFNVSVELRFSFRIGLFVLGIGVFLISLMGLTKGFIGLLNKSLPYRISQKTIFDAIYSKGFLEKGPRIVAIGGGTGLSTMLRGLKNLTANITAVVTVADDGGGSGKLREDLGMLPPGDIRNCILALANTEEIMQKLLNYRFKEGSLKGQSFGNLFLAAMTGIAGSFEKAVKLMSEVLAVRGKVLPVTLDNINLCAELEDGRVVVGESKIPEEVKNSKTPIKRVFITPSDAKPYPEVLDEIEKADVIIIGPGSLYTSIMPNLVFKEVVESIKKSRAKKIYVANIMTQPGETDGYLLCDHIEAIERHCGGRIFDIVIVNNQPIPSDVLERYREDGAQPVFADKKTVEKGYKVIEEGLLSISNGLIRHNSAKLARLLSNIVFGKDVIHEYRLGYLRLKNFSKPFRN, encoded by the coding sequence ATGCCAATGATATTTGATTTCCTAAAACCAGGTATGTATATAAAAAGATGGATTTTTTTAATGTTATTCAGTATTATTTTAATCTCAGCTTCGTTAGCAAAAAGCATTGATATTTTTAATGTTTCGGTGGAACTTCGCTTTTCTTTTCGCATAGGATTATTTGTTTTAGGAATTGGAGTTTTTTTAATTTCGCTAATGGGTTTAACAAAGGGGTTTATAGGGCTTTTGAACAAAAGTTTGCCATACAGAATAAGTCAGAAAACCATATTTGATGCTATATATTCAAAAGGGTTTTTGGAAAAAGGGCCAAGGATTGTTGCAATCGGTGGTGGTACAGGACTTTCTACAATGCTCAGGGGGTTAAAAAACCTTACTGCAAACATCACAGCAGTCGTAACTGTTGCAGATGATGGAGGAGGGTCAGGAAAGCTCAGAGAAGACCTTGGTATGCTTCCACCAGGGGATATCAGAAACTGCATCTTAGCTTTGGCAAACACAGAAGAGATTATGCAAAAGCTTTTGAATTACAGGTTCAAGGAGGGAAGCCTTAAAGGTCAGAGTTTTGGCAATCTGTTTTTAGCTGCGATGACAGGAATTGCAGGCAGTTTTGAAAAAGCGGTAAAGCTTATGAGCGAGGTTTTAGCTGTTCGTGGTAAAGTTTTGCCTGTGACTCTTGACAATATTAATCTTTGTGCTGAGCTTGAAGATGGCAGAGTGGTTGTTGGCGAGTCAAAAATTCCTGAAGAGGTGAAAAATTCTAAGACCCCAATAAAAAGAGTTTTTATAACTCCATCTGATGCAAAGCCATATCCTGAAGTTCTGGATGAGATTGAAAAGGCGGATGTGATAATAATCGGACCGGGGAGCCTTTATACAAGCATTATGCCAAATCTTGTGTTCAAGGAGGTTGTTGAGAGTATAAAGAAAAGCAGAGCCAAAAAGATTTACGTTGCAAATATTATGACACAGCCTGGTGAAACTGACGGATACCTCTTGTGTGACCATATAGAAGCAATAGAGAGACATTGTGGTGGAAGGATTTTTGACATTGTTATTGTTAACAATCAGCCCATTCCTTCAGATGTGCTTGAAAGATACAGAGAAGATGGTGCACAGCCTGTTTTTGCTGACAAGAAAACTGTGGAAAAGGGATATAAGGTTATAGAAGAAGGACTTTTGAGTATTTCTAACGGCCTTATTCGTCACAACTCAGCAAAGCTTGCGAGGCTTCTTAGCAACATAGTTTTTGGTAAGGATGTTATTCATGAGTATAGGTTAGGATATCTGAGATTGAAAAATTTTAGTAAACCGTTTAGGAACTAA